In Rhodovulum sulfidophilum DSM 1374, the following are encoded in one genomic region:
- the eutJ gene encoding ethanolamine utilization protein EutJ translates to MSTDRTLRDFAELIRSGDVLPADLRAPGPLKIGVDLGTANLVLAVLDAANRPVAGTTYRSTVVRDGIVVDYIGAVRAVREMKAALEERLGEPLIRAAAAIPPGIHSGSTKAIGNVVEAADFELAEIVDEPAAAARFLGIADGAVVDVGGGTTGISVLKGGEVLASFDEATGGTHMTLVLAGARGVSFEEAEAEKLDPAAERDVFAVIRPVADKMASIVARFLEAYPDLDSVHIVGGACSFSDFEQVFAKQTGRRIVKPAEPLLVTPLGIAMFPQATGEK, encoded by the coding sequence ATGAGCACCGACAGGACATTGCGCGACTTCGCCGAGCTGATCCGCTCGGGCGACGTGCTGCCCGCCGACCTCCGCGCGCCGGGCCCGCTGAAGATCGGCGTCGATCTCGGCACCGCCAATCTGGTGCTGGCCGTGCTCGACGCGGCCAACCGCCCGGTCGCCGGCACCACCTATCGCTCGACCGTGGTCCGCGACGGTATCGTCGTCGACTATATCGGCGCGGTCCGCGCCGTGCGCGAGATGAAGGCCGCGCTCGAAGAGCGCCTGGGCGAGCCCCTGATCCGGGCCGCCGCCGCGATCCCTCCCGGCATCCATTCGGGCAGCACCAAGGCCATCGGCAATGTCGTCGAGGCCGCCGATTTCGAGCTGGCCGAGATCGTCGACGAGCCCGCCGCCGCGGCGCGCTTCCTCGGCATCGCCGACGGCGCCGTGGTCGATGTCGGCGGCGGCACCACCGGCATCAGCGTGCTGAAGGGCGGCGAGGTCCTTGCCTCCTTCGACGAGGCGACCGGCGGCACCCATATGACCCTGGTCCTGGCCGGGGCGCGCGGCGTGAGCTTCGAGGAAGCCGAGGCCGAAAAGCTGGACCCCGCGGCCGAACGCGATGTCTTCGCCGTCATCCGCCCGGTGGCCGACAAGATGGCCAGCATCGTCGCCCGCTTCCTCGAGGCCTATCCCGATCTCGACAGCGTCCATATCGTCGGCGGCGCCTGCAGCTTCAGCGACTTCGAACAGGTCTTTGCCAAGCAGACCGGCCGCCGGATCGTGAAACCGGCCGAGCCGCTCCTGGTGACCCCGCTGGGGATCGCGATGTTCCCGCAAGCGACAGGAGAGAAATGA
- a CDS encoding phosphate propanoyltransferase, translating into MLETGNMIDRIVSEVLAQGRAAARDTAGTNAGSDPALVPVGVSNRHIHLSRQDMDALFGPGVMLTRKKAMKQPGQYAAEETVILRGPKGEIGKVRVLGPLRKDTQVEVSTADGFALGVRPPLRMSGKLEDTPGLEIVGPHGSVRKSSGVIVAMRHIHMLPETAALLGLANGDEVSVLVGGPRGGIMHHVAIRAAEASATEMHIDVEEANAFGLKNDDMVRILRD; encoded by the coding sequence ATGCTGGAAACTGGAAACATGATTGATCGGATCGTCTCCGAGGTGCTGGCGCAAGGGCGTGCGGCAGCGCGGGACACGGCCGGAACCAATGCGGGATCCGACCCCGCGCTGGTTCCGGTCGGCGTCTCGAACCGGCATATCCACCTGTCGCGCCAGGACATGGATGCGCTGTTCGGCCCCGGCGTCATGCTGACCCGCAAGAAGGCGATGAAGCAGCCCGGCCAGTATGCCGCCGAGGAAACCGTGATCCTGCGCGGCCCCAAGGGCGAGATCGGCAAGGTCCGGGTTCTCGGGCCCTTGCGCAAGGACACCCAGGTCGAGGTCTCGACCGCCGACGGCTTCGCGCTTGGCGTCCGGCCGCCGCTCCGGATGTCGGGCAAGCTGGAAGACACGCCCGGTCTCGAGATCGTCGGCCCGCATGGCTCGGTCCGCAAGAGCTCGGGCGTGATCGTCGCGATGCGCCACATCCACATGCTGCCCGAAACCGCCGCTCTGCTCGGCCTCGCCAATGGCGACGAGGTCAGCGTGCTGGTCGGCGGACCGCGCGGCGGGATCATGCATCACGTTGCGATCCGGGCCGCCGAAGCCTCGGCCACCGAGATGCATATCGATGTCGAGGAAGCGAACGCCTTCGGGCTGAAGAATGACGACATGGTCCGGATCCTCAGGGATTAA
- a CDS encoding BMC domain-containing protein has protein sequence MTEQSLGLIETIGLAAAVEAADAAVKSANVQLVGYELTNGDGMTVVKLRGEVGAIKAAVAAGAAAAERVNRVVSTQVIARPARDVSLLVDSPATVGTLPPTDPDPDPDGGLAAASGPAAEAGPSPVEAAKPASAEVDTAEAETRAETDAAAASDATGTLASDDTPNTPAETPTEAAPAAGAETAPETGPETQPQTETPTETETPAETGSEATAEAAPSETAADASGETTAAGAGTSNAARRNRRRSTPARKPGRSGK, from the coding sequence ATGACCGAGCAAAGCCTTGGATTGATCGAAACCATCGGCCTGGCTGCTGCCGTCGAAGCCGCCGACGCTGCGGTGAAATCGGCAAATGTCCAGCTGGTGGGCTACGAGCTGACCAATGGCGACGGCATGACGGTCGTCAAGCTTCGCGGAGAAGTGGGCGCCATCAAGGCCGCGGTCGCGGCCGGCGCCGCAGCGGCCGAGCGGGTCAACCGCGTCGTGTCGACCCAGGTTATCGCGCGCCCGGCGCGGGACGTGTCCTTGCTGGTGGACAGTCCCGCAACCGTGGGCACGCTGCCGCCGACGGATCCGGACCCGGATCCCGATGGCGGCCTGGCTGCAGCTTCCGGGCCCGCGGCCGAAGCCGGACCGTCCCCTGTCGAAGCGGCTAAGCCCGCGTCGGCGGAGGTCGACACGGCCGAGGCTGAAACGCGCGCGGAAACGGATGCGGCGGCCGCGTCGGACGCCACTGGGACACTGGCGTCCGACGACACCCCCAACACCCCGGCGGAGACCCCGACCGAGGCAGCGCCCGCAGCCGGGGCCGAGACGGCTCCGGAGACCGGGCCGGAAACACAGCCCCAGACGGAAACACCGACCGAAACAGAAACACCGGCCGAGACAGGCTCCGAGGCCACGGCCGAAGCCGCACCTTCTGAGACAGCCGCTGACGCCTCCGGCGAGACGACGGCTGCCGGGGCCGGGACGTCGAATGCGGCGCGGCGAAACCGCCGCCGGTCCACCCCGGCCAGGAAACCCGGACGCTCCGGGAAGTGA
- the pduB gene encoding propanediol utilization microcompartment protein PduB codes for MKDDLVEQLMGEVIRKMGGSESSSSSEPQPETKAAPAKAPKACQLTEFVGTAIGDTIGMVIANVDPSLHEAMKIDKKYRSIGIVGARTGAGPHIFAADEAVKATNSEVLVIELPRDTKGGGGHGSLVIFGAADVSDARRAVEVMLGELDRTFGDVYGNDAGHLEFQYTARASYALNKAFGAPVGQAFGITVGAPAAIGVLMADTAAKAATVETIGYASPGNGGTSYSNEAIYTFSGDSGAVRQAIHAARDVGKQLLGAMDPAPLESTTTPYI; via the coding sequence ATGAAAGACGATCTTGTCGAACAACTCATGGGGGAAGTGATCCGGAAAATGGGGGGGAGCGAAAGCTCCTCCTCCTCCGAGCCCCAACCCGAGACCAAGGCCGCGCCCGCAAAGGCGCCCAAGGCCTGCCAGCTGACCGAATTCGTCGGCACCGCGATCGGCGACACGATCGGCATGGTCATCGCCAATGTCGATCCGTCCCTGCACGAAGCAATGAAGATCGACAAGAAATACCGGTCGATCGGCATCGTCGGCGCGCGGACCGGGGCCGGTCCCCATATCTTCGCGGCCGATGAGGCGGTGAAGGCCACCAACAGCGAAGTGCTGGTGATCGAACTGCCGCGCGATACCAAGGGCGGCGGCGGCCACGGCTCGCTGGTCATCTTCGGCGCCGCGGACGTCTCCGACGCCCGTCGGGCGGTCGAGGTGATGCTTGGCGAACTGGACCGGACCTTCGGCGATGTCTACGGCAACGACGCGGGCCACCTGGAATTCCAGTACACCGCCCGTGCCAGCTATGCCCTGAACAAGGCCTTCGGTGCGCCGGTCGGCCAGGCGTTCGGCATCACCGTGGGGGCGCCTGCCGCCATCGGGGTGCTGATGGCCGATACCGCGGCCAAGGCAGCCACGGTCGAGACCATCGGCTACGCCTCGCCCGGCAATGGCGGGACCAGCTACTCGAACGAGGCCATCTACACGTTCAGCGGCGATTCCGGCGCGGTGCGCCAGGCGATCCATGCTGCTCGCGATGTCGGCAAGCAGCTTCTGGGCGCCATGGACCCGGCTCCGCTCGAGTCGACCACCACGCCGTACATCTGA
- the pduA gene encoding propanediol utilization microcompartment protein PduA encodes MQQEALGMVETKGLVGAIEAADAMVKSANVTMIGYEKIGSGLVTVMVRGDVGAVKAATDAGAVAAGKVGTVTSVHVIPRPHTEVERILPHPAPAAE; translated from the coding sequence ATGCAACAGGAAGCACTGGGAATGGTCGAAACCAAAGGTCTGGTCGGCGCCATCGAGGCGGCGGATGCCATGGTCAAATCGGCCAACGTGACGATGATCGGCTACGAGAAAATCGGCTCGGGCCTCGTCACCGTGATGGTGCGTGGCGATGTCGGCGCGGTCAAGGCCGCCACCGATGCGGGCGCCGTGGCGGCCGGCAAGGTCGGCACCGTGACCTCGGTCCACGTCATCCCGCGGCCGCATACCGAGGTGGAACGCATTCTGCCCCATCCCGCCCCGGCCGCCGAGTAA
- a CDS encoding iron-containing alcohol dehydrogenase, with translation MTRYTSFQTRTEIVFGPGLLDRLHAYRGQKVGIVTDAFLAQSGALDRVRKALPDCQIRVFDEVVPDTPIDAVSAGARHLGGFGPEVIIALGGGSPIDGAKAILAIVREMHPDRYIPFVAIPTTSGTGSEVTTFAVISDPANGRKFPLISEELVPDVALLDPEFVRTAPPKVTADTGMDVITHALEAVVARGANHFTDAFADKALSLAFAHLPRAYADGNDMEARDAMHQASCLAGFAFAAAGLGVNHSLAHALGGKLHVVHGRTNSVLLPVVIPWNAVEPRAAAAYARIARLIGLDAPDTGAAVTALIAKIREFNTLFGIPATIPEIGADKEEYRRVRSVVAAAALADACTTSNPRQPSQADLEDLLAQVGG, from the coding sequence ATGACCCGCTACACGAGTTTCCAAACCAGGACCGAGATCGTCTTCGGCCCCGGCCTGCTGGACCGCCTGCACGCCTATCGCGGCCAGAAGGTGGGGATCGTGACCGACGCCTTCCTGGCCCAGTCAGGCGCCCTCGACCGGGTCCGCAAGGCATTGCCCGACTGCCAGATCCGGGTCTTTGACGAGGTTGTCCCGGACACCCCCATCGACGCCGTTTCCGCCGGCGCCCGCCATCTGGGCGGCTTCGGCCCCGAAGTCATCATCGCGCTTGGCGGCGGCTCGCCGATCGACGGCGCGAAAGCCATCCTCGCCATCGTCCGCGAGATGCATCCCGACCGCTACATCCCCTTCGTCGCGATCCCGACGACCAGCGGCACCGGGTCCGAAGTGACGACCTTCGCCGTGATCTCGGATCCGGCCAACGGACGCAAATTCCCGCTGATCTCGGAAGAGCTGGTGCCCGACGTGGCGCTGCTCGACCCCGAATTCGTGCGCACGGCCCCCCCCAAGGTGACCGCCGATACCGGCATGGACGTCATCACCCACGCGCTCGAGGCCGTGGTGGCAAGGGGCGCGAACCACTTCACCGACGCTTTCGCCGACAAGGCGCTGAGCCTCGCCTTCGCCCACCTGCCCCGCGCCTATGCCGATGGCAATGACATGGAAGCGCGCGACGCGATGCACCAGGCCTCCTGCCTGGCGGGCTTCGCCTTCGCCGCCGCGGGGCTTGGCGTCAATCACAGCCTCGCCCATGCGCTGGGCGGCAAGCTGCACGTGGTCCATGGCCGCACCAACTCGGTGCTGCTGCCGGTGGTGATCCCGTGGAACGCGGTCGAGCCCAGGGCCGCCGCCGCCTATGCCCGGATCGCCCGGCTGATCGGCCTCGACGCCCCCGATACGGGTGCCGCCGTCACCGCGCTGATCGCCAAGATCCGCGAGTTCAACACCCTGTTCGGCATCCCCGCAACGATCCCCGAGATCGGTGCCGACAAGGAGGAATACCGTCGCGTTCGCTCTGTCGTCGCGGCGGCTGCGCTGGCCGATGCCTGCACGACCAGCAACCCACGACAACCGTCCCAGGCAGACCTGGAAGACCTGCTGGCGCAGGTCGGCGGTTAG
- a CDS encoding glycyl radical protein — translation MIEKGFTKPTDRVLRLKKQIIDAKPYVESERAVLATEAYKATEGLPAILRRAKVVEKIFNELPVTIREDELIVGAVTKNPRSTEICPEFSFEWVEAEFDTMATRMADPFEIPKETAAELHEAFKYWPGKTTQALAASYMSKKTHDCMNNGVFTVGNYYFGGVGHVCADYGKILKIGFRGVIEQAIKSIECLDEKDPDFIKKKQFYNATVIAYNAAINFAHRYAAKAEELAAQESNPARKAELEQIAKNCRRVPENPASTFWEACQTMWFIQCMLQIESSGHSISPGRFDQYMNPYFLADKSISKEFAQELVDCVWIKLNDVNKTRDEISAQAFAGYAVFQNLCVGGQTEDGLDATNEMSYMCMEATAHVKLPQPSFSIRVWQGTPDEFLFRAAEVVRLGLGVPAVYNDEVIIPALQNRGVSLAHARDYGLVGCVEPQSIHRTEGWHDAAFFNVAKVLEITMNNGRVGDTQLGPKTGEMTEWKSLDDFYAAFKAQMAFFVKHLAEADNCVDIAHAERAPLPFLSAMVDDCLGRGKSVQEGGAIYNFTGPQAFGVADSGDSVYAMEKFVFDEKKVSMADLKEAMDANFGVALGSSAPADNSKGPSEEEVYAAVRKVLSTNSSVDVATLKDEVYRTLATNSAPTSDSSKYENIRRLMDSAECFGNDIDDVDLIARKCARIYCLEVEKYTNPRGGQFQAGIYPVSANVLFGKDVGALPDGRLAKQPLSDGVSPRQGKDAKGPTAAANSVAKLDHFIASNGTLYNQKFLPSALAGDQGLQNFASLVRSYFDHKGMHVQFNVIDRETLLDAQKHPEAHNDLVVRVAGYSAQFVVLAKEVQDDIISRTEQTF, via the coding sequence ATGATTGAGAAGGGCTTTACGAAACCGACGGACCGCGTATTGCGGCTGAAGAAGCAGATCATCGACGCGAAGCCTTATGTCGAGTCCGAGCGCGCTGTTCTTGCGACCGAAGCCTACAAGGCGACCGAAGGGCTGCCGGCGATCCTGCGGCGCGCAAAGGTCGTCGAGAAGATCTTCAACGAGCTTCCGGTCACCATCCGCGAAGACGAGTTGATCGTCGGCGCCGTCACCAAGAACCCGCGCTCGACCGAAATCTGCCCCGAATTCTCGTTCGAATGGGTGGAAGCCGAATTCGACACGATGGCCACCCGGATGGCCGACCCCTTCGAGATCCCGAAGGAAACCGCAGCCGAGCTGCATGAGGCCTTCAAGTACTGGCCGGGCAAGACCACCCAGGCGCTTGCGGCCTCGTACATGTCGAAGAAGACCCATGACTGCATGAACAATGGCGTCTTCACCGTCGGCAACTACTACTTCGGCGGCGTCGGCCACGTCTGCGCGGACTATGGCAAGATCCTCAAGATCGGCTTCCGCGGCGTCATCGAGCAGGCGATCAAGTCGATCGAATGCCTGGACGAGAAAGACCCGGACTTCATCAAGAAGAAACAGTTCTACAACGCGACCGTGATCGCCTACAACGCCGCGATCAACTTCGCCCATCGCTATGCCGCGAAGGCCGAGGAACTGGCGGCGCAGGAATCGAACCCGGCCCGCAAGGCGGAACTGGAACAGATCGCCAAGAACTGCCGCCGCGTGCCTGAAAACCCGGCCTCGACGTTCTGGGAAGCCTGCCAGACGATGTGGTTCATCCAGTGCATGCTGCAGATCGAATCCTCGGGCCACTCGATCTCGCCCGGCCGGTTCGACCAGTACATGAACCCCTACTTCCTGGCCGACAAGTCGATCAGCAAGGAGTTCGCCCAGGAACTGGTCGACTGCGTCTGGATCAAGCTGAACGACGTCAACAAGACCCGCGACGAAATCTCGGCCCAAGCCTTTGCCGGTTACGCCGTGTTCCAGAACCTCTGCGTGGGTGGTCAGACCGAAGACGGTCTCGATGCCACCAACGAGATGTCCTACATGTGCATGGAAGCCACCGCGCATGTGAAGCTGCCGCAGCCGTCCTTCTCGATCCGCGTCTGGCAGGGCACCCCTGACGAGTTCCTGTTCCGTGCGGCCGAAGTCGTGCGTCTCGGGCTTGGGGTTCCGGCCGTCTACAACGACGAGGTGATCATCCCGGCGCTGCAGAACCGCGGTGTCTCGCTGGCCCATGCCCGCGACTACGGTCTTGTCGGCTGCGTCGAACCGCAATCGATCCACCGCACCGAAGGCTGGCACGACGCGGCGTTCTTCAACGTGGCCAAGGTTCTGGAAATCACCATGAACAACGGCCGCGTGGGCGACACGCAGCTGGGTCCGAAAACCGGCGAGATGACCGAGTGGAAATCGCTCGACGACTTCTACGCGGCGTTCAAGGCGCAGATGGCCTTCTTCGTCAAACACCTCGCCGAAGCCGACAACTGCGTCGACATCGCCCATGCCGAACGGGCGCCCCTGCCCTTCCTCTCGGCCATGGTCGATGACTGCCTCGGCCGCGGCAAGTCGGTCCAGGAAGGCGGCGCGATCTACAACTTCACCGGCCCGCAGGCCTTCGGCGTCGCGGATAGCGGCGACTCGGTCTACGCGATGGAGAAATTCGTCTTCGACGAGAAGAAAGTGTCGATGGCCGACCTCAAGGAAGCCATGGACGCGAACTTCGGTGTCGCGCTCGGCTCGTCCGCTCCGGCGGACAACAGCAAGGGGCCGTCCGAGGAAGAAGTCTACGCCGCGGTGCGCAAGGTTCTCTCCACCAACAGCTCGGTCGATGTGGCCACGCTGAAGGACGAGGTCTACCGGACCCTTGCCACCAACAGCGCTCCGACATCGGACTCGTCCAAGTACGAAAACATCCGGCGCCTGATGGACTCGGCCGAATGCTTCGGCAACGACATTGACGATGTCGACCTGATCGCCCGGAAATGCGCCCGGATCTACTGCCTCGAGGTGGAGAAATACACCAACCCGCGTGGCGGCCAGTTCCAGGCCGGGATCTACCCGGTGTCCGCGAACGTGCTCTTCGGCAAGGACGTGGGTGCGCTGCCCGACGGCCGTCTCGCCAAGCAGCCGCTTTCGGACGGTGTGTCGCCGCGGCAAGGCAAGGACGCGAAGGGCCCGACCGCCGCTGCCAACTCGGTGGCCAAGCTGGACCACTTCATCGCTTCGAACGGCACCCTCTACAACCAGAAGTTCCTGCCTTCGGCGCTGGCCGGTGACCAGGGCCTGCAGAACTTCGCCTCGCTGGTGCGGTCGTACTTCGATCACAAGGGCATGCATGTGCAGTTCAACGTGATCGATCGCGAAACCCTGCTGGACGCACAGAAACACCCCGAAGCCCATAACGACCTCGTGGTCCGCGTGGCCGGGTACAGCGCCCAGTTCGTCGTCCTCGCGAAAGAGGTGCAGGACGACATCATCAGCCGGACCGAACAGACGTTCTGA
- a CDS encoding DJ-1/PfpI family protein, with translation MPPSGKQLPVIVKPFALLRDPANTYSPFNDAAHREGNGMFGSSKYKVLMIVGDYSEDYEVMVPLQALDMVGIAVDAVCPGKCKGDTIRTAIHDFEGDQTYSEKPGHLFRLTAAFGLIEPDSYHGLYLAGGRACEYLRLDDEVLGLVRTFMNDDRPVAAICHGPQILAAAGVLAGRNLTAYPAVAPEIRAVGGTYVAVAPEDTVIDGNLATSPAWPGHPGLLRAFLRRIAPDAVN, from the coding sequence TTGCCGCCCTCCGGCAAGCAATTACCCGTCATTGTCAAACCCTTCGCGTTGCTCCGAGACCCGGCAAACACCTATTCTCCATTCAACGACGCGGCCCATCGCGAAGGAAATGGAATGTTCGGTTCCTCGAAATACAAAGTCCTCATGATCGTCGGTGACTATTCCGAAGATTATGAAGTGATGGTTCCCCTCCAGGCGCTGGACATGGTCGGCATCGCGGTCGACGCGGTCTGCCCCGGCAAATGCAAGGGCGACACCATCCGGACCGCGATCCACGATTTCGAGGGCGACCAGACCTATAGCGAAAAGCCCGGTCACCTGTTTCGCCTGACCGCCGCCTTCGGACTGATCGAACCCGACAGCTATCACGGGCTCTATCTCGCCGGCGGCCGCGCCTGCGAATATCTGCGGCTCGACGACGAGGTGCTGGGCCTGGTCCGCACCTTCATGAATGACGACCGGCCCGTCGCCGCGATCTGCCACGGGCCGCAGATCCTTGCAGCCGCGGGCGTGCTCGCCGGCCGCAACCTGACGGCCTACCCGGCCGTCGCCCCCGAGATCCGCGCCGTCGGTGGCACCTATGTCGCCGTCGCGCCGGAAGACACCGTAATCGACGGAAATCTCGCGACATCGCCGGCCTGGCCCGGTCACCCGGGGCTCCTGCGCGCCTTCCTGCGCCGCATCGCCCCCGATGCCGTGAACTGA
- a CDS encoding acetate/propionate family kinase: MILTINCGSSSLKYQLYTTDLSEVVAKGLIARIGETGSYSDHKAGCRGEKVALPVPDHKTALELMLASLMHADYGVIDGPAAISAIGHRAVHGGDVFVDSVVVDDEVMAQLRACIGFAPLHNPCNIAGIDAAKRLFPGVPNVVVFDTAFHQTVPPEAHVYALPYELYSKHGVRKYGFHGTSCRYVSQAAADLLNWPIGDMKMVICHLGNGVTLTAVDGGKSVDTSIGFGTVGGVPMGTRSGDFDPTIIFHLVNQLGMDLKDVEKLCYHKSGLLGVSGVSNDMREVTMRAEHGDERCALAVEIFVYQIKKTIGAYAAAMNGLDALVFTAGIGENSAEIRSRVCAGLGVLGVRIDEASNEVARDGYPNISAPDASVATLVVPTDEERMIAMDTLRLTPEHLLTTPRGVSSRGYEQARPI; encoded by the coding sequence ATGATCCTGACCATCAACTGCGGCAGTTCCAGCCTGAAGTATCAGCTTTACACGACCGATCTGTCCGAAGTCGTGGCGAAGGGTCTGATTGCCAGGATCGGAGAGACCGGTTCCTATTCGGATCACAAGGCCGGATGCCGCGGCGAGAAGGTCGCGCTTCCGGTTCCTGACCACAAGACTGCGCTGGAGCTGATGCTGGCCAGCCTCATGCATGCCGATTACGGCGTGATCGACGGCCCCGCGGCGATCTCGGCGATCGGCCACCGCGCGGTTCATGGCGGAGATGTCTTCGTCGATTCGGTGGTCGTCGATGACGAGGTCATGGCCCAGCTTCGCGCCTGCATCGGCTTTGCGCCGCTGCACAACCCCTGCAACATCGCCGGCATCGACGCCGCGAAACGGCTGTTCCCGGGCGTGCCGAATGTCGTGGTGTTCGATACCGCGTTTCACCAGACCGTTCCGCCCGAAGCGCATGTCTATGCGCTGCCCTATGAGCTCTATTCCAAGCATGGTGTGCGGAAATACGGCTTTCACGGCACCTCCTGCCGCTATGTCAGCCAGGCCGCAGCCGATCTGCTGAACTGGCCGATCGGGGACATGAAGATGGTGATCTGCCATCTCGGCAACGGGGTCACGCTGACCGCAGTCGATGGCGGCAAGTCGGTCGATACCTCGATCGGGTTCGGCACTGTCGGCGGGGTTCCCATGGGCACCCGGTCGGGGGATTTCGACCCCACGATCATCTTCCACCTGGTCAACCAGCTCGGCATGGATCTGAAGGATGTCGAGAAGCTCTGCTATCACAAGAGCGGTCTGCTGGGCGTCTCGGGCGTCAGCAACGACATGCGCGAAGTGACCATGCGGGCAGAGCATGGCGACGAACGCTGCGCGCTGGCGGTCGAGATCTTCGTCTATCAGATCAAGAAGACCATCGGCGCCTATGCCGCCGCGATGAACGGGCTCGATGCCCTGGTCTTCACCGCGGGCATTGGCGAGAACAGTGCCGAGATCCGGTCGCGGGTCTGCGCCGGGCTGGGGGTTCTCGGGGTCCGGATCGACGAGGCGTCGAACGAGGTGGCGCGCGACGGCTATCCGAATATCAGCGCCCCCGACGCCTCGGTCGCGACCCTGGTCGTACCGACCGACGAGGAGCGGATGATCGCGATGGACACGCTGCGTCTGACGCCCGAGCACCTCCTGACCACTCCGCGTGGCGTCTCTTCGCGCGGATACGAACAGGCGCGGCCGATCTAG
- a CDS encoding Hsp20/alpha crystallin family protein has protein sequence MQIRDLIPWARKEHSPEPKTRTGEDNPIATLQHDMNRVFEGFWNRLGALDWPLGSDAKSDVVETANAIEVSIELPGMEMKDIEVSVTDDTLTIKGEKRVERQEEKTGYYLSERSYGAIYRSLPLPPGVDGSKAEASFRNGVLTIRLPQTAEAQSRVRRIEVQGA, from the coding sequence ATGCAGATCAGGGATCTCATCCCCTGGGCGCGGAAAGAGCACAGCCCCGAGCCCAAGACCCGAACCGGCGAGGACAACCCGATCGCCACGTTGCAACACGACATGAACCGCGTCTTCGAGGGGTTCTGGAACCGCCTCGGCGCGCTCGACTGGCCGCTGGGGAGCGATGCGAAATCCGATGTCGTCGAAACCGCCAATGCCATCGAGGTGTCGATCGAGCTGCCGGGCATGGAGATGAAGGACATAGAGGTCTCCGTCACCGACGACACCCTCACCATCAAGGGTGAGAAGAGGGTCGAGCGCCAGGAAGAGAAGACCGGCTATTATCTGTCCGAACGCAGCTATGGCGCGATCTACCGCAGCCTGCCGCTGCCGCCCGGCGTCGATGGCAGCAAGGCCGAGGCCTCGTTCCGGAACGGGGTGCTGACGATCCGCCTGCCGCAGACGGCCGAGGCGCAGTCGCGGGTCAGACGGATCGAGGTGCAGGGCGCCTGA
- a CDS encoding Hsp20/alpha crystallin family protein: protein MTTEMTAPDKRPADAPETARGGRIYRPLADIVERDGTVTLLLEMPGVAAPDVEIALENRVLTISGHAGTARPGRLQLVHAEYGEGDYERAFTLSEDIDPDRIAAEMKDGLLRVTLPRAEAAQPKKIAVRSA from the coding sequence ATGACCACCGAGATGACTGCCCCCGACAAACGCCCCGCCGACGCGCCGGAAACCGCCCGTGGCGGCCGCATCTACCGTCCGCTGGCCGATATCGTCGAACGCGACGGCACGGTGACGCTGCTGCTGGAAATGCCGGGCGTCGCCGCGCCCGATGTCGAGATCGCGCTGGAAAACCGGGTGCTGACGATCAGCGGCCACGCCGGAACCGCCCGGCCCGGGCGGCTGCAGCTGGTTCATGCCGAATATGGCGAGGGCGATTACGAACGCGCCTTCACCCTGTCGGAGGATATCGACCCCGACCGGATCGCGGCCGAGATGAAGGACGGGCTGCTGCGCGTGACGCTGCCGCGCGCCGAAGCCGCACAACCGAAGAAGATCGCCGTCAGGTCCGCCTGA
- a CDS encoding Hsp20/alpha crystallin family protein, protein MLYPSTFAADPFALMRQMGRDLDSALGPRLGAGTAAFPAINVWQNDEAVAITAELPGIAPSDIDITIKDNVLTLSGERRAPDLGDTAIWHRRDRAYGRFSRAIRLPFPARDDQVEARFINGVLRVVVARPEEDKPRRIEIKAA, encoded by the coding sequence ATGCTCTATCCATCCACATTCGCTGCGGATCCCTTCGCGCTGATGCGCCAGATGGGCCGCGATCTCGACAGCGCCCTCGGCCCAAGGCTCGGGGCCGGGACAGCCGCCTTTCCGGCGATCAATGTCTGGCAGAATGACGAGGCCGTGGCGATCACCGCCGAACTGCCGGGCATCGCCCCGTCCGACATCGACATCACGATCAAGGACAATGTCCTGACGCTGTCGGGCGAGCGCCGCGCGCCGGATCTCGGCGACACCGCCATCTGGCACCGGCGCGACCGCGCCTATGGCCGCTTCAGCCGGGCGATCCGCCTGCCCTTCCCTGCCCGCGACGACCAGGTCGAGGCGCGCTTCATCAATGGCGTGCTCCGGGTGGTCGTGGCGCGCCCCGAGGAAGACAAGCCGCGCCGGATCGAGATCAAGGCCGCGTGA
- the hemP gene encoding hemin uptake protein HemP — MSRVEYSFRTGATPVHDARALTDGEVTTQILLDGVAYTLRITRAGKLILTK; from the coding sequence ATGAGCCGCGTCGAGTACAGCTTCCGCACCGGCGCCACTCCGGTTCACGACGCACGCGCCCTGACCGATGGCGAGGTCACGACCCAGATCCTTCTGGACGGCGTCGCCTACACCCTGCGCATCACCCGCGCGGGCAAGCTGATCCTGACGAAATGA